TGGTGGGAATCAAGCTATAGAGTGGCTCGATCTGGCCGCGAAAGATCCGGCTTTGTAGCAGGGGGCGATCGATCACCGCCGCGATTGCCTGTCGCACGAATTGCCGATCCAGAGGGGGGCTTTTAAGGTTGAGGGTGAGGTAATAAATGCCATCCCCCCGGCCTTCTATCACCTGCCACTTGCCCTCAGTCCCCCCCTGTTGCAGGCTGCGGATTTGATCAACATCCAGGGTTTGATAGGCCAGATCCACTGCCCCGGTGCGAAAGGCATTGAAGAGAATGGCACTACTGGAAAGGCTTTGAATGGTAACGCCGGGATTGGCTGGTTTTTCGCCCCAGTATTGGTCAAATGCCTCCAACCGCAGGGAATCATTGCCGTACTGAGCCAGTCGATAGGGCCCGGTGCCAATGAATTGGTCGGGATGGAACTGACCCGCTCCCAAGGTATAGGCCTGGGGGGAGACGGCGCATAACCCGGAAAATGCCAGCAAGGCTGGAAACCCGACAAAGGGTTGCTTCAGGGTAATCGTCAGTTCATAGGCCCCGGTGGTCTCAACCTTAGCTACAGTATCGGCCAATAGAAAGGCGGGTTGCCCTCCATTGGCGATAAATCGCCGGAGGGAAAAGGCCATGGCTGCGGCATTAAAGGGCGTGCCATCGTGAAATACCACCCCCTGTCGCAGCGGCAGGGTGTAGGTTAATCCATCTCGGCTCACCGTTGGCAAGGCCGTTGCCAATTGCGGTTGCAGTTCGGTAGTACCCAGTTTGTAGGTATACAGGCGATCTCCCAGGTTATAGAGGAGGGTCCCCGCAAATAATTCGTAAGCATCCGCCGGGTCTAGGGTGCGGATCTTCGCCGTTGTCCCGAGGGTAATCCGTCCCTGGTTCCCGGCATCAACCCCGTGGGGTCGTTGCTGACAACTCACCAGCAGCAATAGGGCGCAGACCCACAAACCCAGGCCAACGATCCATGGCCGCAGCTGCCGCGATCGCAACCAGCTTCTTAGCATCGGTAACGACTGAGATGGCGATTCACCGCTGTCAAGGCTTGCCGGGTGCTATCCCAAGCTTGTTCCAGCTCCCGACTCTCACGACGCACTTCTCGCAGATAGTTCTCCGCAGATTTCAGGGCATCTTTAGCCGAGTTGGCACCCGAACATCCCCGAGCTGCCATCAACCCCTCGGTGGCTTCAGGGGTGGGGGGTTGCCCCATGAACACCGTCGTAGCGGATACGGCTCCATGACGACTCAAGATCGGGACGAGGGCACATCCCAGGACAATTACCAAGGTACAAAGGGCTAGGAGAAAGAGATTGCGGATGCGATGCATAAGGGTTGTTCCACTGAGTACATACAATTTAAGAAGTTATTTCAGTTCAAGTCCAATCACCCTGGCTGAACGGGGGAGTAAGTGCGCAGAAATTCAGCGATCCGGTCAACGGCGATCGCTAAGATCTCCGGGGGATGTACGAGGGCAAAGCGGACATAGCCTTCCCCCGCTTGGCCAAAAC
The window above is part of the Neosynechococcus sphagnicola sy1 genome. Proteins encoded here:
- a CDS encoding ABC transporter substrate-binding protein, coding for MLRSWLRSRQLRPWIVGLGLWVCALLLLVSCQQRPHGVDAGNQGRITLGTTAKIRTLDPADAYELFAGTLLYNLGDRLYTYKLGTTELQPQLATALPTVSRDGLTYTLPLRQGVVFHDGTPFNAAAMAFSLRRFIANGGQPAFLLADTVAKVETTGAYELTITLKQPFVGFPALLAFSGLCAVSPQAYTLGAGQFHPDQFIGTGPYRLAQYGNDSLRLEAFDQYWGEKPANPGVTIQSLSSSAILFNAFRTGAVDLAYQTLDVDQIRSLQQGGTEGKWQVIEGRGDGIYYLTLNLKSPPLDRQFVRQAIAAVIDRPLLQSRIFRGQIEPLYSLIPTTLDSYRPVFRDRYGDGNVPKAQALLTQAGYAPSHPLIVELWYRSNLTSNSLVANMLKAFVQQKMGGMMQIDLKSVESATAYQNLDKGVYPTFILDWTPDFLDADNYLYPFMDCAQGSVATGCEAGSSKGQGSFYYNPQVNQLLAQSRQQLDPQVRRQLLIQIQEILAAEVPFIPLWQSKEFLFAQSQVTGAHLEATQKVPFWTLHKAGEPALP